From a single Lasioglossum baleicum unplaced genomic scaffold, iyLasBale1 scaffold1430, whole genome shotgun sequence genomic region:
- the LOC143220675 gene encoding uncharacterized protein LOC143220675, producing MGSTCRLTVVIALFLQASSLHAHREHKVHNIVLYPDKHSWCKTTPIKQVVAWPQCSSQELDNNVCVGACFSYMVPHSEPSAPGDLIRPYCDSCQPLDSVWHTVTLDCKDEVNNPITMQKKVQIITNCSCSSCMETSRIKPDYNTLLQSLTEENLDKNVNVVHETPDLLLNPNLNSSKNTTRDGVQANERFLQIFKQLKDSEKFKQSGTKELFSKFDGDIDFDKLRELLKKYGQEEEKQHSHQHLHQHQHQSTGKQQQQQQQQQHHSTTVLHRGPHHSMVLDSDVKEKIDVEPHYLHPAVAGQEISYHDNGLVDKDKKKDF from the exons ATGGGATCGACGTGTCGTCTGACAGTGGTGATCGCGCTGTTCCTTCAGGCCAGCAGCTTACACGCCCATCGCGAGCACAAG GTTCACAACATCGTGCTCTACCCCGACAAGCACAGCTGGTGCAAGACGACCCCGATAAAGCAAGTGGTCGCGTGGCCGCAGTGCTCTTCGCAGGAGTTGGACAACAATGTCTGCGTGGGAGCTTGTTTCTCTTACATGGTGCCGCACAGCGAGCCATCCGCACCGGGTGACTTGATCAGACCCTACTGCGACTCCTGTCAGCCTCTGGACAGCGTCTGGCACACG GTCACGCTCGACTGCAAAGACGAGGTGAACAATCCGATCACCATGCAGAAGAAGGTGCAGATCATCACCAACTGTTCCTGCAGCTCGTGCATGGAAACGTCTAGGATCAAGCCGGACTACAACACTCTGCTGCAATCGTTGACCGAGGAGAATCTCGACAAGAACGTGAACGTAGTTCACGAAACTCCGGATCTGCTGTTAAACCCCAACTTAAACTCCTCGAAGAACACCACCAGAGACGGAGTGCAAGCTAACGAGAGGTTCTTGCAGATCTTCAAACAGCTCAAGGACTCGGAGAAGTTCAAGCAGTCCGGGACCAAGGAGCTGTTCTCCAAGTTCGACGGGGACATCGATTTCGACAAACTGCGAGAGCTGTTGAAGAAGTACGGGCAAGAAGAGGAGAAGCAACACTCTCATCAGCATCTGCATCAGCACCAGCACCAGTCGACCGGaaagcaacagcagcaacagcaacagcagcaacaccATTCGACGACGGTGCTTCATCGAGGACCGCATCACTCGATGGTTCTAGACTCGGACGTGAAAGAGAAGATCGACGTGGAACCCCATTATCTTCATCCGGCAGTCGCGGGTCAGGAGATCAGCTACCACGACAACGGGCTGGTGGACAAGGACAAGAAGAAGGATTTCTGA